The genomic segment TATTTCAATGTTGGGGGATGTGGACTACTGCTCCAGCATAAAACCTTCCTTTTCCATCAtcgatactgaggatgttctaccagaccgtggtggccagtgcgattgtgtttgctgttgtgtgctggggcagcaggctgacggtagcagacaccaacagaatcaacaaactcattcgtaaggccagtgatgttgtggggatggaactggactctccgacggtggtgtctgaaaagaggatgctgtccaagttgcatgccatcttggacaatgtctcccatccactacataatgtactgggtgggcacaggagtacattcagccagagactcattctaccgagatgcaacacagagcgtcataggaagtcattcctgcctgtggccatcaaactttacaactcttcccttggagggtcagacaccctgagccaataggctgatcctggacttatgtcctggcataatttacatattactatttaactatttatggtgcaactgtaacgaaaaccaatttcccccaggatcaataaagtgtgactttGACTACTATGACTATCACAGGTACCCCGTACTCTGTCGGTTATTATAAGGCTTCTAATATGACACAATGGCACCCTTTCTCTGACCCATTCATTTAGTTGCTCATCTGAGACCAAATTTGGCAATTCATGTGCACCAAGTTGTAATAAATTAGTGCCGATCATGGTAAGCAACCAACTAGCATATGTAGCACATATCTCAGTTTTAAGCATTTCCTTAGACATGAGGTCTATGTGGCCAATAATCAGATCTGTTGTACCTTGAAGGGGCTTCAGAAATTTAAAAGTATCCAGAGTTACCTGAGATGCATCTCGACCAATCAGTTTGTACCTGCTCTTGGTAATTCTCTCCAGTAATACTCTTTATTTTCTGATGGAGGGACTGTACCTGGCTTTCTCGTTCTGCTATATTTAGGGTATTGATCGTTGCTACCCCGATGCATAACCTGCTCCCACTCACTCCAATAGTTCTCTTTACGTTCTATCTTTGACTGGCTTAAACTTACTCCTGCTTTATTGTCTCCCAAGAAGGTGAGTACTTCATGGTTTTGTTGTATGTGAGCGCCATTCAGGCACCGTTATTTCAGTTAGATTAAAGATTACCTGCACCTGCTGGTACGCTGGTACCAAAGTGACAAATTCCCCTGTATCCTctaacactaatcctaacccgtttGTATTACGCTGGGTCTCACTACATATAGGCTCCAGTGTAGCTTCCGTTTCTTGTGGGTATGGGGTACTGATTTGTCTAACAGTATTGAAATCCTAGAAAGGGTTTGGCCCCTGACAAAGAAACTCTTCTCCGGGTCCTTTAGAACCTGCCCCATTCTACTCTCACCGTGAACTACATTCCACTGTTGACAGTTTATAATGATAAAAGCAACCTTTGAGAAACCACCCCAGTCGATATACCTCTTGTGTAGATGACTGCCCCACTCAATATACACAAGAGTGCGATCTCACATAACTGTGATCTTACCATGGCCATCATTACCTGAAGGCTGCTGAATAATTGGACCTGGATACTGACTCATATAGATATCATCTGGGATACTGAATAATCTCACATCTAGAGTTTTATAGCATAGGGACTATACCTTTTGTCCAGGTATGTATAATACAAGTTTGGGTCCTCAGTTTATCCTTTGTTAGACCGTATTACCCGTGCCCGTTGAAATGATTCGTTTCTGTTCACTGTGTGTTTACCAAGCAACGAGATCACTGTTAACACATTTGTCCGCTCTACTGTCTCTGGAACAAGACGGAACTTGGCCCCAGTCATGGTTGATGCCATCGCAGTACAATACCTTATTCCCTTCATGTTGAATTAAACCTGTAACGCACAAGTGTAATATCTGCTCTTAATTCCGGTTTAAATATTAAATTATTTCATGTCCATATTTTGTATCTATTCTTCGAATCCATCCAATCTAGGCTCCCAATTGTCGTTGGACTCAAGCCGCCCGTCTTTACTTACCCATTTTCGATTCAGGATATCTTACTTTTGACAAAACTGTCCTGATTTTCAGGATGAGAGGACTGAAAATTATCCCCTTGATAGTGCCTGTtcgatagaaacatagaaacatagaaaataggtgcaggagtaggctattcggcccttcgagcctgtacagccattcagtgttatcatggctgatcatccaactcagaaccctgtacctgccttctctccatacccccgatccctttagccacaagggccatatctaactccctcttaaatatagccaatgaactggcctcaactgtttcctgtggcagagagttccacagattcaccgctctctgtgtgaagaagtttttcctaatctcggtcctaacaggcttcccctttatcctcatctTCCCATCTTCTTGGGACAGTTGTTCCATTCTGAGGTCTCCCAAGTCAGGTCTGCCATGTACATCAATTGTTATGTGCCGATGGTGATAACATTCCTGTTTCTGCCCCACCGATTTCAGCTGGTTGATATGCTATCACCCACTTTTATCCGGAGAAGTCACTGACGGACTTGCTTTGtcggagggagcttctctctgaATTTGACTGTGGTAGTCTGTGATGAAACCGTGACCCTGGTTTTGTGTGTAAGGACGGTGCGTAGGGAGCTGCACTTTGTGTCTGATCACAAAgttttgtgatgggacggtgccgAGGGaggttcgctctgtgtctgataacTGGTGAGTTGATTCGGATTGTGTACtaacactgtgtctgacccgagattttttttttttttttttgattggaCGGTGTGTAGGGGAttcgctgtgtctgaccctggtaatgtgtgatgggacggtacggAGGGAGCTTCAGTCCGTATCTGACGCTGGGAGTGTGCGACGTGATAGTGATTCACCACGTGTTTAATGTCGGTGTTCCACTCGCATTCCTCCCTCTTCGGGACTTCAGTGGACTAGCGCCAGATATTTTATCGGTGCTTCTAATCTCTTCATTCGATTTTGTCTGCATGGACGAGGCGTTACAGCGGTCTATACAGTTCATCAtgacaaatgtaaattaaacagTGCGTGGCATTCGGGAATTAGTAAACTGCTCACCGTTTTATttacaaaactataaaagtttatttgCACAACAAATACACAAGGTACAACCACTCATATTTTACAATACTGTGAGTAcactcagtttaaaaaaaaaatggctaCTAGCGTCTATTAAACAGTCGATTCCCTGTGGGGCCCAGCGCTCCCGGAAATCCCCCAATGTACCTATTGCGACGCATGCTCCCTCTCCGAGGACAGCTGGGCACGAACGCATCCTCGGAAGGGGGACAACCATTCGGACGGGCACAGCCCTCCACGTACCGCCGTCTGGATCCGTGAATAACCATTTTGGCCCGGCCCAGGAACAATCCTACCAGGAGATCCTCCTTGCGACCCGCCCTGTTCTGTATTGGGTGCCCGTATATGAGAAGCGCGGGGCTGAAATGCAGCCCGAACCTGAGCAGCAGCCTCGTCAGATACTTAGACAGGGGCTGCAACCTCtaccacagtcacacacaattAACTGACCGCAGACAACGAGTGACAGGTTGAATAATCAGTCCCGTTTCTCAGCGACACTCTGCATCGTAGAGCCTATGTTTATAAAATCACATCTCAGGGTAGTGTCCGAGATCGCTGCAGACCAGTGTCACTGCCGAGGGATTTGTCAATTTAACATCATTATATCGGCCAGACTGCCGAATGCACCGTCCTCAACTCAAAGTGAACAAAAGCATCCTCTCCCGGGATAACCCCACCCTGGGAACTGAGCCCCACCCACGGAGTCTTCCTGTCTGTGTAATTTCCCGGGGTCACACTTGGCGGAGCTCTCAACACGGACGAACGCTGGAAGGCAGCGACACTTGACGTAAGGCGGAATACGTCACTGCGGGGCCAACTCTGACGACACAGAGGGCTCGCCCAGGACCAGGGTCCATTAGATCCGTTGGAAATTAAAGAGGAGGGCGCGCATTGAAGGAGGGAAGGAAATTGGTCAAAATACCCCTATCCCGCGGGCGGGGATGTTCACACATGCAGACGTTCACAGCTCCACTTTCAGTCCGGGTCGGAGTTCCGTCAGAGACTCCAGTTCCATTTTCCCTGTCTCACTAAACTGATTCCCCGCTAGGCTGAAACAGATGGaggaaaaaactgaaataaatggATTACACTATAGTGTCGTAACAGGGAACTAGGGTTAATtttcaacaacacacacagataaatatcaccagaaaacccgtgagtccgctgatattttatcacattgaacattaacaCAAACACTCACCGGATCCATTCCAGATGCGGGAGGTTCAGTACGAGGCGACGGAGAGCGGGGACAAATAGGTCTGTGAGCGAGTTTGATGCCAAGCTCAGCACCTCCATTGATCGTTTTGTACTGAGATCGGacgcgagatcctcggcaccagaatctgtgagccCGACACTGTAGAGCCTGGAGATGAACGAGAGAAAGAGTAAGAGTAAAGGAcgcagagagacaggagacggtacaaatccccagagTTTATCAGTaatacaattactgatcacattaatattTGGTCTCAGACACCcaatgactgtaaacacaatctctcagtctggtacttaccacagtttctgtatttcacactccgggttcctcagagccacGGACACCGGTTTCACTCCAGAATCTCCCAGTTCATTACCACTCAGGTTCAGCTCCACCAGTGattggtttgtactgagagcggaggcgagatgttcggcaccagaatctgtgagaccaaCGTAGTCCAGCCTGGAGATGTGAGAGAGTGGGGCGAAGGATATAGAAACAGGAGATaaaaatccccagtgtttatcagtagcACAATTAATGATCACATtattgttcagtgtcagacacccagtgactgtaaagacAATCTCCCACAGCCTGGTACTTACCACAGTGTCAGTACTTTACACTCCTGGTTTCTGAGAGCCGCAGCCACCACTtgcactcctgaatctcccagtttattatccCCAAGTCTAAACgcaaacagacaaattgatgaacaaTGCGATTCAAATCGTGGGTCTCATGAAATTTCTTTCACtcggatatttcaggaaacattaaacccttcagtaaatcactgGTCGGAGTTCCCATCACTATCAAGGTCCCTCACTGCCCTGCTCCAGAGTATTCACCGAACGTCAGTAATGTAGTCCATAGGTGTGACACAGAAAAATCACCAAATTCTGTCTCATTCCACGATGGTTAGAAAAGTGTTGGTGACTTGAGAGGGTCAGAAGGGCGGGAGAAAGTTCGGCAGGAAGGAGAAAATGTCGATTGAAATGGTGGAAGGGATCCTCAAAGCGGGGAGTGGGATGAGGAAGAGAGATCCAACAGGAgacagggggatggggaagagagatcagaCAAGAGGAAAGGGGATGTGGAAGGGAGATCCCACAGTACGAAGGTGTATGTGGAAGGGAGGTCCCAAAGGATGTAGGGGAATGGAAAGAGATTCCATAGGAGGAAGTAGAATAAGGTGAAGCGATGCAATCAGGAGGAAGAGAGATCCATGATGAGGATAGCCAATGGAAAAGGTGAACCCACAAGACCAGGAGGCAGAAATAGATTGCACGGACGGGTGTGTCTAATTAGAGGCCCACAAACCGGAGAAAAGAGATGCGCCCATGAGGTGTGGGTATCTGGtagtgagcacagtcacacaggtgGACTGATGGAaatcgcaaggcacagcgaagggaagggagagggaatctCACAGaagaaatgctctcccactgactcGGACAGTCTGCTGACGGTCTCTTGTCCCTCACCGGTAAGGGGGTGTgaatctctgacccacctgctgcagtcagtgtCGGTCTGGGTGTCAGAGACAGTGAGAAGGAACATTGTCAATGGACGTGCCACTGGCAGCGAGAATCACGACCATTCCTGTGATTCACTGCTATTAAACCAGTGGCCATTGTTCACTGATCTGATGACGTCTCCAACGTCCCTTTACAAGGAATCCCAGAACCCTCTCGTCCTTGAGGAATACCGACCAATCTCCTGAGCATTTTTCACAATTCTTCACAATCTGATTTACCAGAGTTTTACACAAATTCCCTTACATTGAAACAAGACAATGGAACAGTTTCGCTGTTCAGAgtaaaagttaaaaaaaacaacaaaaaaaaaatacctcAAATCTTGGCACTTGTGTagcccgggtcccagccgctggattccttcacactgaataTGGCAGTACTCCAGTTTGAgctgttttattgtatcacagagtccgatagcatgagacaggaccgcgcagtcaatcggggtcaACGTCATCCCGCGGAATGAAAGTGTCTCCACAGATCCCAGTGCAGTCCgagccagtccacgattctgagactcaaacaggtagtgcaatgtgttcaggaggctctTTTTACCAATTTCAGTCTCTGTGTTTCTAATCTGACGttcaatctcctccttcacccagtcaatcacccggcaggttcTTTCATTAGcaaatggacccagaaactcctccaggccccgagctgtcattggggaggagagaccagcaacaaaacggagaaatacTTCAAATCGCCCATCTGTCGTGTTGTGGGCCTCAGTGAGGAAGTTCCGGATTTTCCTGGGATGTATAGTCAggaattgtgcgactgcagctacaaactcttggatggtgaggtgtgggaatgtgtacaccacacaCCGGGCAGAattctctctctccaaaagctccatcaggagCCCGGACAGGAACTGcgaaggctgcagattgtagctgatcaaatcgccatctgtaaagaCGATCTTTTTCTGGGACAGCCCtgtgaaggccatctgaccaaccctgagtaacacatcacggAGATTCTCAATATCACGGCCGTGGTTTTTTAAGATGTTGTAAGTATAGTAGGAATATAATTGGGTTATAGTTTTGGGAACTCGCTGGGGGTCCCtgtctctttgtgtgaagaaggggcccagtgccagagcgaggatccagcagtaggaggggttgtagctcatggtgtacaggatctcgttctccttcacgtgtttgaaaacagctgctgccaccgtctgatcttcaaaatgcctaTAGAAATAatccttccgttcctcaccaacaaatcccaggatttcagcacAGACACTGATCTCCGCCTTTTCCAATAAATCTAAGGCAGTGGGtcgggtggtcaccagcactgaacaccctgagagcagcttgtgctggattaaactgtacactatgtcagacacttcacaccaccacttgggatctgggcactggtgcttTAGTTCTgtgtctctccgaccgtcagcaaaatcgattctgtgcttgaattcatccaaaccatcgaatataaacaacaatccctctgggttcttccagacctctctcaggaaattcccaaagtaaggatattgatccagaatcagttccctcaggtttattctacagttaatggagtttaaatcccggaatttgaaactgaagacaaactggaattgttggtatattttccccgtggcccagtcataaacaaacttttgtaccattgttgttttcccgatcccCGGGACTCCGGCCACGACAGCCGAACTTCCCGAAGATGATCGTGTGAAGAACCTTTTGATTCTTTCCCAGGAACTATATGAGTAACTGCTCTGAAACAGATGATCAATGCGGATTTTCTCCAGCTCTCCGCGgagatgtttctctctccactcctcgtggtctctgcctcttgctaGCAGCTCATGctccaccagtctccgatctcgaagagtagaaatgaccgtgagctcagcgtatcgatcaaccagctggaaaaccttcaccttctcagtcatcaggatcgtgttcactctcaaTGTTTCATTTTGTGtccgcagagtctccttgtgtttctgctgaacatcttccatgggaacagagAACATTGTCAAAATGTTAAATGGCTCATCTGACAAGGAACTGTATAAATGCATTTCAACATTCAGTGTTTAAGATTACATGAATTAATTCAAGACTCCCTGGATATTAGGACAGAAAGTAACATTTTGTTCACAGGCACCTGAATTTACAGCGATGAATGTCCCAGAAAATGTCCAATCCTCATAATCTGGTACTGATTACTTGTGAAGGTGAGCATTCCCCTGGTATACTATTGCAATCCTGACTGCACTTCCATCAAAACAACATTTCACTATATTTAGAACACTACTTGTATCATTAACAGGCGTTGTTAATATTCATCTGGTGTGGAAATATGGAGAGCAGGACACTGTGCATTTTGGCAAATCTGCACGCTGGGTAGTTACAGGTGTCCACTGCTCTTGCATGAAAATAGGAGGGGAATATGCGTGAAGTTTTGTATCGATAACGCATTGGAATGATAAGAACGAAAATGGGTAGTTTTCAGTTTTAGAGATGGAGGAGCGGTGAAAGACGGTATCTCTGTGAGTGAGAGGGACCACAAGCGTCTGAGTGATTTAAGTCATGTTTCTGGGAGAGGGGGTGCAGTCTTGGCAAATGCTACTGATCAGTCTGGCAGTGCGGGTGTGGGGCGCTGTATTATGGGTCTTATGtctgtcagagttgaccatggatgttgggtCCCGCTGactagatacgcaagccaggacACTACGATATGGAGAGAAAACTGCTGCCCATGTAGCTAGCTCcatctctccatgcatctgatgaacccaaagaaacggcagagaccgatacggtTTGGAACCAGAAGCGCTGGCGTTGCCAGTCTGCGTTGCTCCAGCTCCAGGCTTTTCCCATTGggttgtgacggggtcctgaattacccttataaactgtgctcgattacccctacgaactgtgcttttgaaaaaagacagagagagttatttaacacaaaCACCTTAAACACCTTGTTtgcaagagagagggagggagagagagagagagggagagggagagggagatgaagactgctcacaggtaatttatactttctccaaggacaGTGCCTGTTTGACgagagaagggaggagttatttgagagacagttggtactcagtacggtgagataaatagaaggtcagatgataggcCTGaaacacatgattttggacacaatgagctttgttgtgcccaccgaaaaagtgggttttggggtattgatcaggcggatcgatgaGTGGTTCTCGTAGTGCAGAGAAGGTGTGACCGgaggggagttatttgtgtgtccaaccctcgcatgggttgatagctccaccagaGAACagcggtcccctttgttgttgtcacagtcggtgacttttaaaggatttcggaggacaacgggaagatcgacggcgtcagctcacctgaagattcaaatctctccctctctctctctccagcactaCTCAACTCactaccacgaactgaactgaattttactcattatcgtaagactatctatttacccctagacttaaagaagcatGGTTTTCTTATATTTCCACATGTATATAATCATTgcaaacctgtttgatttatctgcatttatattactgtattgcgtagttactaacaaATATTAttggttaatagcaatactggactccaaagtgttttgtATTTCTGCTGGCTCTTTAACCCATCACTGTGTACGTgacagggtttactcccaaagtcttcccAATGAGGGTAAAGTTGCAAAGCAGCGGAGggttgagatcagaattttccttcttttGGATGAGCGGCCGGTCATGGCCGACGAGTCgagtcccatctgcccgaagcgaccgGTTTTAAGTCGCCAATCACTCGCCTGTGCCCTTCTCCTGTCGGAAGAGATGCTTCCACCAACGTATCCCCACGACCAACGCCAGTATAAAATCTTAGCAACCAAGGGGCTCTGTATTATTGACAACGATAAatcggtaaattggtttattattgtcacgcgTACCGCGGTACAATGGAAAACCTTTCTGCATGCGATCCAAACGGATAATTTAATCACACCGGTACAATGAAGTCGTACAAGGTAAAAGAGAACAGCATATTAGAGGGAAACAGTGTTGCAGTTGCCGAAATCATTGGCAGGTTAGGTTTTTTTTTTGAACTGTTGCCCTAAACTGTGGAGTTCAGCACCTAACACTACAGTACTGGTGAAAAGTCTTCGACACAGTTATAACTAGGGAGACTGAGActgtaagggatgcagactccaGTTGTTACTTTTAAACACACGCGCAAAACTTTTTTTAATTAATTGAACCTTTCTTAACACTgccattattttatcttttattttctaATTTCCACTGTATCCCAGATTGAACAACATCGTCCGAATTAGGTGCTTTATAAAGAACTTATTATTTCTATCCTTTCACAGTTCAAACTGTTAAATCCTGAGGTACGGCCATATCCAAGCACAAACATTTCTCAATTGATAGGCAACTTCAGACTCCTGTCGTGGTGTATACTATTGTGACTTTCGGAAGATTTACATGGGTGGAGCTAATTGTACTAATGTACAGTGGTTTTGGGATGAGACCAGTTGTGgatattactatcgggacaatgtaCATTTTGTTCACGTTCCACATTCTTTCAATTTCCCTTAAATTCGGcatatttctgatgtttttcaTGAATTGATCTCTgtcagttatgtgtgtttggaatggctatagcTATTTTAAAACGTTGTTTTTGCTTGTTTATTCTGTAAAATTACAGCCAGAGAGTTATTGTGTATTGTCCTACCTGTAACAGTGGATTGGCCACAGTTGGATGTGTAGGACTCTAATACTAAAAGTGGAGCAGGCTTGTATTTAtggtaaggtatggtgtctttcaTCAGTTGTAGTTTAAGCAAGATTTTTGTGAATGTtgctggggggcgggggtgggaatcgaactgaagtgagggaggaaagggaggctggctcacaaatagagaaagcttggagacagtgcgaaagggaggataggcaggtgatagggaagggacgcgctcagtccTATGGATTGAGatctgtctattttaatgcgaggagtatcatgaataaagcgaatgagcttagagcgtggatcagcacttggggttttgatgttgtggccattacagagacttggatggtgtaggggtaggaatggctacttaaagtgccaggctttagatgtttctgaaaggtcagggagtgggggggggggagggggcgggggaggtGGCGCTGTTGATAaaagatagtgtcatggctacagaaaaggaggaagtcatggagaggtTGTCTATCGAGTCTTTGTGAGTGTAAGTtaagaataggaaggggtcaacaaCTCTACCGGCtgtgtttttatatatatatagacaacccaatagtaacaggaacatcaaggagcagagagggagacagattctggaaaggagtaatagtgacagggttgttgtggtgagagattttaatttctcaaatattgattggcatctccttagagtgaggggtttagatggtgtAGAGTTtggtaggtgtgttcaggaaggtttcttgacacaatacgtagatcagactacaagaggagaggctgtacttgatctggtattgggacgtgaacctggtcaggtgtcagatctcccaGTGAGCAGAATTCTATCTTCTGCACCATAGTATTGGAGAgcgatagaaacagacaagttaaggAAACGTTTAAATGGAATAAGAGGAAATAcggggctatcaggcaggaacttggaagcataaactggaaacagatgttgccagggaaacgtacggaagaaatgtggcaaatgttcaggggatacttgcgtggagttctgagtaggtatgttccaatgaaacATGGAAAAGATGATAAGGTACAAGATGTACAaggtatacaaaggctgttgtaaatctagtcaagaagaaaagacgaGCCTACGAAAGGATCAAAAAAAATCTAGgaaatgataggaatctagaagattacaaggcttgcaggaaggagtttaaaaatgaaattaggactgccacaaggggccatgagaaggccttggtggaaaggattaaggaaaatcccaaggcattcaacaagtgTCGGGCAGGGACAACTCCAGGTTACTGAAATCAGTACTCTACGGAGAACTCTCTCTTGGCAAGAGATACAAAGACCATTTTAAGCAGCAGGAAAATATCAAAGTCAACGAATGTCAGCAGCCGGCTTGTGACAGAGGCCGCAGGACATTGTTGAACTAATTTTAATGATGTGCCATCTTGTTACCTCTTACTCTTCACAAGTAAAGAACCAGCCATCCATACACATACACCCAGAGATAGGCACCACACACACTTTACtataattctttttttttttttggtctc from the Mobula birostris isolate sMobBir1 chromosome 13, sMobBir1.hap1, whole genome shotgun sequence genome contains:
- the LOC140206805 gene encoding NACHT, LRR and PYD domains-containing protein 3-like, encoding MATGGRLNRVRTVLKRFLPLKLLGEDDRDTGSKVPKQGRIESNVPIECGPAAAEVEQIQPRDSDVRNTDRDPGTGTSEATACQLGGSLNTELSSPQQGAVTEPEFAISDLLAQGGEYQLYQLTKFYRDRLEQAIEEKVERLGWMLTKEGHFSREENEKVTELTEKGHRTESSRLFLSLVMGKGSQARRAMWESFVTWRTELPKLDRILRETQELGPDREKYMNIAQGLSELPTQLIDVQQKHKETLRTQNETLRVNTILMTEKVKVFQLVDRYAELTVISTLRDRRLVEHELLARGRDHEEWREKHLRGELEKIRIDHLFQSSYSYSSWERIKRFFTRSSSGSSAVVAGVPGIGKTTMVQKFVYDWATGKIYQQFQFVFSFKFRDLNSINCRINLRELILDQYPYFGNFLREVWKNPEGLLFIFDGLDEFKHRIDFADGRRDTELKHQCPDPKWWCEVSDIVYSLIQHKLLSGCSVLVTTRPTALDLLEKAEISVCAEILGFVGEERKDYFYRHFEDQTVAAAVFKHVKENEILYTMSYNPSYCWILALALGPFFTQRDRDPQRVPKTITQLYSYYTYNILKNHGRDIENLRDVLLRVGQMAFTGLSQKKIVFTDGDLISYNLQPSQFLSGLLMELLERENSARCVVYTFPHLTIQEFVAAVAQFLTIHPRKIRNFLTEAHNTTDGRFEVFLRFVAGLSSPMTARGLEEFLGPFANERTCRVIDWVKEEIERQIRNTETEIGKKSLLNTLHYLFESQNRGLARTALGSVETLSFRGMTLTPIDCAVLSHAIGLCDTIKQLKLEYCHIQCEGIQRLGPGLHKCQDLRLGDNKLGDSGVQVVAAALRNQECKVLTLWLDYVGLTDSGAEHLASALSTNQSLVELNLSGNELGDSGVKPVSVALRNPECEIQKLWLYSVGLTDSGAEDLASDLSTKRSMEVLSLASNSLTDLFVPALRRLVLNLPHLEWIRLAGNQFSETGKMELESLTELRPGLKVEL